The stretch of DNA GGGAAGTATAATGCATAGAGATAGTTTAGGTACAGAAATGGAGATACATCCGGGAGCGGTTAACTGGATGACAGCCGGAAAAGGAATTGTACACTCTGAAAGAACACCTCAACGGTTTCGTGATTTAAAGAAAACCATTCATGGATTACAAATATGGGTTGCATTACCTAAAGAGATGGAGGATTCGGAGCCAACTTTTCATCATGTTGATCAAATTGATTTACCTTATTGGAAGGATGGAGATGTTAGTTTTAGACTTATAGCTGGTGAAGCATTTGGAAGGAAATCTGCAGTACCAACCTATAGCAAACAGTTTTTCTTAGAGATACATAGTTCTTCACAACAAAAGTTAACCATTGGTCATGAATTGTTCGGAGAGGCTGGAATGTATATTTTGGAGGGTAGTATTGAGAGCGATGGTTATGTTTATGAGCCAAAGCAAATCTTGGTAGCAAAAGAAGCTACACTTTGTGAGTTTACCATTAATGCCAATACAACTGTGTACATTTTTGGTGGTGAACCATTTCCAGAAGAACGTTTCATTTATTGGAATTTCGTTGCCACAAGTAATGAACGAATTGAACGAGCAAAAGAAAAATGGCTAAATCAAGAATTTGATCCGGTTCCGGGAGAAACAGATTTTGTTCCTCTTCCTAAAGATAAGGTTAGACCAGCATCAACATCAGAACGCAAAGAATAGATCGTTTTCAGCTTTAAAACTTAATTTATGGATACTGAAGCTTTTGAAGTAATAAATAATGAGCGTAATCAACAATTTGAAATTTGGCTAAATGGTGACGTTTCAACGCTGACCTATAGATTTTACAAAAAAGATATTGCTTTTCTTCACACTAAAGTTGCAGAATCCATGGAAGGAAAAGGTGTTGGGTCAGCACTCGCCCGTTACGCTTTTGCTTATGCATTAGAACATAAGCTGCCCGTAATGGTTTATTGCCCTTTTGTTTCCGGATTTATAAAAAAGCATCCTGAGTTCAACAAACAATTAGACCCTACCTATCATAAAACTGCTTCCTAATAAATCTAAAAAAATACATTTATGCCATTATCCAACATTTTGGCAATCAAAAAGATTTTCTTTTCTTGCTAGACGAAAGATATATGAACTTGTAGGGAAAGTTTTATTCCATTGTTTACCTATCTTAACCATACTCCGAAAAATATTTCTTGTAACATGTGATTTTTTTAACCTTCATGCGAATAATTAGGTAAATATGAAATTGGGCACTATAAACTGAGGTATAGTCTCAAAATCGTGTACGGAAAATAAAACGTATGAATTCAAAAGAAAAGACTGAACTCTTCCTTTCGATAATTCAAGCTAATAAAGGAATTATTTACAAAGTAGCTAACACTTATTGTAAGGACATGGAAGATAGAAAGGATCTTGTTCAGGAAATCAGTATACAGTTATGGAAATCATTTGATAATTATTCAAGTCAGTATAAATATTCAACCTGGATGTATCGGATTGCGCTGAATGTTGCTATCTCATTTTACAGGAAGGAAAATCGACGAAGAGATGCCTCTAATCCACTATCCGAAGGAATTCTTGACTTTGCTGACTCAGCCGTTGAAGTTGAATTGGAAGAAGTATTGGCTTTTTAAAACAGTTTATTGCTGAATTGAGGGATTTGGATAAAGCCTTGATGTTGCTTTATCTGGAAGAAAAAAGTCAAAAAGAAATTGCTGACATTATAGGTATTTCCGAAACAAATGTGGCCACTAAAGTTGGCCGGATAAAAAAGATATTAAAGCAGCAGTTTTCAACCTTAACAGTTTAATATAATGGAAGACAGAGAAATTATTAATAGTTGGATATCTTACAACAAGAAGTTGGAAGAAAGCCTGCAGCTTAACCGGAAAAATGCAGAAGATATTACGAAAATCAAGATTGGATCATTATTAGGATCGATGAAACCGATTAAGGTATTTACGATACTGACAGGCATCATTTGGGTTTGTTTTGTAGACCTGTTGATCGTCAATCTATTTGCAGTGGCAAGTCCTTTTTTCCTGATTTCAGCGATAATTCAGGTCGTGTTAACAAAATTAGCGATCGGGATCTATCTCTATCAGTTAGTTTTAATTCATCAGATTGATATCACCAAACCAATCTTGGAAACGCAGGATAAACTGGCTCATTTAAGGACATCGACTTTGTGGGTAACTCGTTTTCTTTTTCTGCAACTTCCGGTATGGACAACCTTTTACTGGTCGGCAAATACATTTGAAAATGGAAATACAGGACTGGTTGTTTTGCAAATTATAATCAGCTTATTGTTTGTTATTCCGGTTGTTTGGCTTTTTGTCAACATAAAATATGAAAACAAAAGCAAGAAATGGTTTAGGTTGATGTTTGAAGGAAAAGAATGGACACCTGTAAGAAGTCGATGGAATTATTAGAGCAGGTAGAAGAATATAAGAAAGGGGAGACAGTATTAAGTCCTCTGTCATAAGTAATATCCGGGCCTATCATTCGATAAGCCCGGATACTTTAATTAGATCTTTGCAATACCAATTCCCGGTTTATCAATCAGGGTTATTTTTCCTTTAACCACTTCCATCCCTTTATATACATCATTCTTAATTAATAATGAACCATCCAAATCGGCCCAATCCATCATTGGAGCCAGTTGAGCTGCCGCTGAGATAGCGCATGAAGTCTCGGTCATACAGCCGATCATTACTTTCATATCCAGGGCACGTGCAAGCGTTAACATTTTATGCGCTTCACGCATACCAGTACATTTCATCAGCTTAATGTTAATTCCGTTATAAACACCATGAGCCTTCATAACATCTGGTAGTCTCTGAACCGATTCATCTCCAATTATTGGAATCGGACTTCGTTCGGTAACCCACGCAATTTCATCACGCATTTCTTTCGGCATGGGCTGTTCAAGGAATACAGCACCTTGTTCCTTTAACCAATAAGCCATGTCTAATGTGTATTGTTTATCCTTCCATCCTTGGTTGGCATCTACTGTTAATGGCTTATTCGTTTGTTCGCGAATAGTTTGAACCATCATTTTATCACTTTCAACCTTACCGAGTTTTACTTTTATAATGTTAAAAGGAGAAGTTTCCTTTACCTTTTCGCGCACTACTTCCTGTGTATCAATACCGATGGTAAAAGTAGTATCAGGTGTTTTTGTAGCATCAAACCCCCATATTTTATACCAGGGTTGCCCCATTATTTTTCCAAGTAGATCATGAAGAGCAATATCAACAGCCGCTTTAGCTGCCTTGTTTCCTGCCTCAATATTATCTACATAGGTTAAAATATCATCCAATTGAAAAGGGTCATTAAATTGGGTTAAATCAACCTTTGCTAAGAACTTCATTACCGTGTCATGAGATTCACCCAGGTAAGGCGGCATTGAAGCCTCTCCATAGCCAGTAAAACCATCGTATTCGATTTCGGTAAGAACAACAGGAGTAGTTTTACGGGTATTAACCGCAACAGTGAATGCATGTTTCAGTTCAAGGGTATACGGTCTGAAACTAAGTTTCATTTTAGCCTTTTTACCCCCTTTTCCTATGGCAAAGACATTGGTGCTTCCTAAAGTTAAAGCAGTTCCGGTTAAAATGCCTGCTGATTTTATAAAATCTCTTCTTTTAATGCTCATCTTACTAGCGATTGTAATATGGATGTTCCTGTATTTTGGTTACTTCTTTAGTGCCAATTTGTGACAATACTCTTCTTACAGCTACCAGTGTTTTGGTTTGCCATTCGGCATAATTTACTGCCTCTTTCTTTAAACTGTTAATTCTTACCATTCCGGAAGAATGAATAAATTCACCATTTCCGATGTACATTCCTACATGTGTTATCGGAGCATTCAGGTTACCATCGGGTTTACTGGAAAAAAACAATAAATCACCATTTTGCATATTGGAAATGCCTTTTTCAATATTTACAGATCCGTTTTCATAAATATCAACCTTTTCACCTGCGAAAACCTGTTGTGAAGCGTCGCGCGGAAGAATAATTCCGTTAAGGAAAAATGACGTTTTAATAAAACCGCTGCAATCAACTCCTTTAATAGACGTTCCTCCCCACAGATAAGGAGTTCCCAAAAGTGTTTTGGCAGTAGTAATAATGTTTTCAGCCGATGGATTGCGAGATTGCAACCAATTTTTTAATGGAATAGCTTCTTTCTTCTCTACGTAAGCTGTTCGGTTATCTGGATATGTTACTTTATAAAATCCCTTTTCTTCGCCCTCAAGTTTTACAATAGCTCCTTTTGCCAAGTCAGCCACAATACTTGACTCCTTTTTAGGTTGTTGATACGCATGACCAAAATATTCGGTGTAAAGGATTTTATCTGCTGATTGCCATTGCTTGAACTCGGTCTCATCCATTAGTCCAACCCCCATCGCTTCTGTCCAGGAAATATAGCCATCAGGAGTTCTAACCAAAAGCCAACCATCTTTCTTCATCAGCACATCAACTGGAGTGCCTAAGGTCATTTGGGTTGCCATTTCTGCTGATTGTTTAGGCTCAAAACGATTATTACAAACAGATAAATTAGCAACACCGAAAACTTTATTGGCTAGTTTTACTGAAGGCAATAGTTCAATATTGTCTGTGTAATTTACATTGGACTCTTGAAGGGTGGCCAGAAGTTTATTTTTAGCTTCTTGATCAGTAGTTGCACCCATAAGATTGATTGTTCCCTGATCTGTACTAGCTGTTACTTTAAAGACAGCAGTCCGTCTGTCAGGGACATATTGCTGCTTAATAGCAGCAATTTTAGTTTCTACGGTAGTAAGCATAGTACTATCAGATTGCGAGAAAGCAGAGAAACCGGGCATAAAAAGGATGCTTAGGAATAAACTTTTCATCATACTTATTTTAATAAGGGCTAAAAAATAATCCTCATCACTAATAATCAATTTCTTAATAGCCTAAAAACAAATATTAGAAAAAATAATAGTAAATGCATGTTTATGCATTATTTTATTTTGCAATTGCAAGAATGTGCATTGCTTTGGGAAAGTGTTTATAATGAATGACTTTGAAATTATTAATGGTCCTATGGAAACATTGGATCTGGTATCTTTAGGTGATGTTTATAGTGAAAAAAAAGATGGAGATGGCAACCTAAGCAATACACAATCAACAGCATATAGTTCCCTAAATGAAGGTAGAGACCGATCATCTGGTTTAAGTTGCGATATAGGAATTATAGTTTTAGAATAAACCTTTTAGTTATCATCTAACAGTGATGTTAATATCTCAGGGTTTCGTTTATTTGCTTGGTTTGCAATAGGCAGGGTAAAATAAAACCGGCTTCCTTGCAACCAGGTGCTTTCTGCCCAGATTTTTCCATAATTTTTCTCCACAAAATCCTTACAAATTAACAAACCCAGTCCGGTGCCTTGCTCATTGTTGGTCCCGGGCATTGAAAATGAATTGGGACAAAATAATTTGGAAAGCAAATCAGCGCGAATTCCTGTACCGGAATC from Solitalea canadensis DSM 3403 encodes:
- a CDS encoding GNAT family N-acetyltransferase, with the protein product MDTEAFEVINNERNQQFEIWLNGDVSTLTYRFYKKDIAFLHTKVAESMEGKGVGSALARYAFAYALEHKLPVMVYCPFVSGFIKKHPEFNKQLDPTYHKTAS
- a CDS encoding C40 family peptidase, translated to MKSLFLSILFMPGFSAFSQSDSTMLTTVETKIAAIKQQYVPDRRTAVFKVTASTDQGTINLMGATTDQEAKNKLLATLQESNVNYTDNIELLPSVKLANKVFGVANLSVCNNRFEPKQSAEMATQMTLGTPVDVLMKKDGWLLVRTPDGYISWTEAMGVGLMDETEFKQWQSADKILYTEYFGHAYQQPKKESSIVADLAKGAIVKLEGEEKGFYKVTYPDNRTAYVEKKEAIPLKNWLQSRNPSAENIITTAKTLLGTPYLWGGTSIKGVDCSGFIKTSFFLNGIILPRDASQQVFAGEKVDIYENGSVNIEKGISNMQNGDLLFFSSKPDGNLNAPITHVGMYIGNGEFIHSSGMVRINSLKKEAVNYAEWQTKTLVAVRRVLSQIGTKEVTKIQEHPYYNR
- a CDS encoding RNA polymerase sigma factor gives rise to the protein MNSKEKTELFLSIIQANKGIIYKVANTYCKDMEDRKDLVQEISIQLWKSFDNYSSQYKYSTWMYRIALNVAISFYRKENRRRDASNPLSEGILDFADSAVEVELEEVLAF
- a CDS encoding pirin family protein, producing the protein MSNVGLIIEERPADIGNFLVGRLLPFRGKRMVGPYIFIDHMGPVSLSEGENMDVAPHPHIGLSTLTYLFEGSIMHRDSLGTEMEIHPGAVNWMTAGKGIVHSERTPQRFRDLKKTIHGLQIWVALPKEMEDSEPTFHHVDQIDLPYWKDGDVSFRLIAGEAFGRKSAVPTYSKQFFLEIHSSSQQKLTIGHELFGEAGMYILEGSIESDGYVYEPKQILVAKEATLCEFTINANTTVYIFGGEPFPEERFIYWNFVATSNERIERAKEKWLNQEFDPVPGETDFVPLPKDKVRPASTSERKE
- a CDS encoding RNA polymerase sigma factor, with translation MAELRDLDKALMLLYLEEKSQKEIADIIGISETNVATKVGRIKKILKQQFSTLTV
- a CDS encoding dipeptide epimerase, with the translated sequence MSIKRRDFIKSAGILTGTALTLGSTNVFAIGKGGKKAKMKLSFRPYTLELKHAFTVAVNTRKTTPVVLTEIEYDGFTGYGEASMPPYLGESHDTVMKFLAKVDLTQFNDPFQLDDILTYVDNIEAGNKAAKAAVDIALHDLLGKIMGQPWYKIWGFDATKTPDTTFTIGIDTQEVVREKVKETSPFNIIKVKLGKVESDKMMVQTIREQTNKPLTVDANQGWKDKQYTLDMAYWLKEQGAVFLEQPMPKEMRDEIAWVTERSPIPIIGDESVQRLPDVMKAHGVYNGINIKLMKCTGMREAHKMLTLARALDMKVMIGCMTETSCAISAAAQLAPMMDWADLDGSLLIKNDVYKGMEVVKGKITLIDKPGIGIAKI